Proteins encoded by one window of bacterium:
- a CDS encoding branched chain amino acid aminotransferase produces the protein MNSQLMKMEAMANGYSEAIALDVNGNVSEGSGENVFLVRDGVLYTPLMANSILPGITRQCVMTLIREMGLEVVETAIPREMLYLADEIFFTGTAAEVSPVRSVDHYPVGAGRRGPVTEKIQSRYFEYIYGKCPDRYGWHDFVR, from the coding sequence ATGAACTCGCAATTGATGAAAATGGAAGCCATGGCGAACGGTTATTCGGAGGCCATTGCCCTGGATGTGAACGGCAATGTCAGCGAGGGGTCGGGAGAAAATGTCTTTTTGGTGCGCGACGGCGTTCTGTATACACCGTTGATGGCCAACAGCATTCTGCCGGGCATCACCCGTCAGTGCGTGATGACCTTGATCCGAGAGATGGGGCTGGAGGTGGTGGAGACGGCGATTCCGCGGGAGATGCTCTATCTTGCGGATGAAATCTTTTTCACCGGAACCGCGGCCGAGGTGTCGCCCGTACGCTCGGTGGACCACTACCCCGTCGGCGCGGGACGGCGCGGACCGGTTACTGAAAAAATTCAATCGCGCTATTTTGAATATATCTACGGAAAATGTCCGGATCGTTATGGCTGGCATGATTTCGTCCGATGA
- the nusB gene encoding transcription antitermination factor NusB, which translates to MISSDDRFAGDEDGLETTSGSRRKARELALQGLYALELSGNSVDKVIQDLFMLHREEEPVKAFVRLQVEKTHENRAEIDDYIRKFAVNWDFERIAIVDRIILRMAICEFLHFWDIPPKVSIDEAIELSKSYSTEQSSRFVNGILDSVLLDLKERRRLVKVGRGLDDGAGEPEEKPHA; encoded by the coding sequence ATGATTTCGTCCGATGACCGGTTTGCCGGCGATGAGGATGGTTTAGAGACCACCTCGGGTTCGCGGCGCAAGGCGCGCGAACTGGCCCTGCAGGGTCTGTATGCGCTGGAACTTTCCGGCAATTCGGTCGATAAAGTGATACAGGATCTCTTTATGCTCCACCGGGAGGAGGAGCCGGTTAAAGCGTTCGTGCGATTGCAGGTTGAAAAAACCCACGAGAACCGCGCCGAGATCGACGACTATATTCGAAAATTCGCCGTCAACTGGGATTTTGAACGGATCGCCATCGTGGACCGGATCATCCTGCGCATGGCGATTTGCGAGTTTCTGCACTTTTGGGATATTCCCCCCAAAGTGTCCATCGATGAGGCCATCGAACTGAGTAAATCCTACAGCACCGAACAAAGCAGTCGATTCGTCAACGGCATTCTGGATTCCGTGCTGCTGGACTTGAAAGAGCGCCGCCGGCTGGTCAAAGTAGGCCGCGGGCTGGATGACGGCGCCGGTGAGCCGGAGGAGAAACCGCACGCCTGA